CGTTCCCTTCCGTCGTTCCTTCCTCCCCTTCCCTACCGCTCCATCTCGATGATCCGCGGCTTCACCTTCTCATAGGAGCGCACCTTGGCCGCAAGGCCCTCGGCAGCGGCCCGCGTGGGGGCGGGCGCCAGCTCGACCACCCACATCTCCCCGAGCTTCGGGTTCACCACGGGTTTCACCTCGGAGACGGGAAGCCCCCGGC
This portion of the Candidatus Bathyarchaeota archaeon genome encodes:
- a CDS encoding SPOR domain-containing protein is translated as PAPAPAPRAEAPKPRGPAYIVRAGTFKGKENAEKLRARLARRGLPVSEVKPVVNPKLGEMWVVELAPAPTRAAAEGLAAKVRSYEKVKPRIIEMER